The Erwinia sorbitola nucleotide sequence GGTTGCGGCGCGAAAGGTTGCGCACCTCGAGCAGCGGCGTTTCGCTCGGTGAAGCGCGCTCCGGCAGATGGCTGAAGCTAAAGCGCTGCCCGGTCATCAGGTAGGCCAGTTCGTCGCTATCGATTTTGCTGGCAGTAAACGTGCCCACCAGTTTGCCGTCGCGGATGACGCTGATGCGGTCGGAGACTTCCATCACCTCATCCAGCTTATGGCTGACAAATACCACGCAGATCCCGGCGGCTTTCAGCTCATTGACCACCCGCAGCAGGCCGTTAACTTCGTGGCGTGTCAGCGAAGCGGTGGGTTCGTCCATAATCACCAGGCTGGCATCGGCTGCCAGCGCCCGGCAAATAGCAACCAGCTGGCGATCGGCAATCGACAGTTTCTCAACTTTGCGCGCCGGGTCGAGATTCACGCCAATACGCGCCATGGTTTCCTGCGCCAGCTGGCGCATTGCCCGGCGGTTAACCCAGAAGCTGCCGCCCGGCAGATAGCGATGAGCAGCAATATTTTCCATTACTGACAGATTAGGAAACAGCGACAGATCCTGGTAGATAACCTGAATGCCGTAGTAAGCGGAAAGGGCTGGCGTCAGGTGGCTTAACAGCTTGCCGTCTATGCTGATATGTGAGCCTTTATCCGGCTGGTAAACCCCGGAGATCACTTTGATCAGCGTGCTTTTACCGCAGCCGTTTTGCCCGGCCAGGCAGTGCACTTCGCCACGGTTCAGCGTCAGCGACACATCATCCAGTGCGCGCACGCCCGGAAATGATTTGCTGATATTTTCCAGTGAGATAAACGGTGTTTGCGTGGACATAATTCAGTACCCTGGAGTGGATAAGGGCCAGCATAACTGGCCCAAAACGATCAGAAGCCGAGGGATTTCGCGTTATCTTTGGTCACTTCGAGAATGCGATTAAAGCGGATCACATGGTGCTCCATATCCACATCGGCTTTACCCAGCCCGTCAATGGTCAGATCCGGCGTGACCTGTTTGCCGTCCAGCAGCTGATCGGCAAGGCTCACCAGGGCAAATCCGGCATCTTTCGGATCCCACAGCAGTGCTTTTTTGATGTCACCACTTGCCAGGTATGGCGCAGCCTGCGCTGGCATGGCGATGCCGACCACGGCGATTTTATTTTTCGCACGTTTACTTTTCACCGCCTGCCCGGCACCGATCGGGCCGAGTGAACCGAAGCCGATAATCCCTTTCAGATCGGGGTAAGTACGCATCAGATCGAGAGTGGTGGCGTAGGATTTATCGATACTTTCCGCTACCGGCAGGCGCGAGGTAACCTCGTGCATTTCTGGGTATTTTTCTTTCTGATACTTAATGGCTGCATCGGCCCACGCGTTATGCAGTGGCACGGTGAGTGAACCTACATAGATGGCATAGCCGCCTTTGCCGCCCATATTACTGGCCAGCTCATCCATATTTTTCTCGGCGTATTTCACGCTGTCGATGGTTTCAATATCCCACTGCCCGATGGGCTGGTCAGGGGATTCATGAGTCAGCACCACAATGCCCTGGTCGCGTGCTTTCTTCAGCACCGGTTCCAGCACTTTTGCATCGTTTGGCACCACGATAATTGCATCCACTTTTTTAGCGATCAGGTCTTCAATGACTTTAACCTGTTGC carries:
- a CDS encoding sugar ABC transporter ATP-binding protein; translated protein: MSTQTPFISLENISKSFPGVRALDDVSLTLNRGEVHCLAGQNGCGKSTLIKVISGVYQPDKGSHISIDGKLLSHLTPALSAYYGIQVIYQDLSLFPNLSVMENIAAHRYLPGGSFWVNRRAMRQLAQETMARIGVNLDPARKVEKLSIADRQLVAICRALAADASLVIMDEPTASLTRHEVNGLLRVVNELKAAGICVVFVSHKLDEVMEVSDRISVIRDGKLVGTFTASKIDSDELAYLMTGQRFSFSHLPERASPSETPLLEVRNLSRRNQYQQINLQLRSGEITSIVGLLGAGRTELCLSLFGITRPDSGEMIIDGKSVKLRSNRDAIRHGIAYVSEDRQTEGLIMSQSIFDNLLLPVFSRLRNRLGLLDRDEARQQASKLIRELNIKVSDSQLAVQTLSGGNAQRVAIGKWVATRPKVLILDSPTVGVDIANKEGIYRIARELAESGMAVLMICDEIPEAYYNSHRVLVMRKGELVASFAPHQCSEEEIAGVVNE
- a CDS encoding autoinducer 2 ABC transporter substrate-binding protein, yielding MKFNLSLLNACVVSACMLFATPLLAAEKHDIALVAKVTGIPWFTRMAVGVDEAAKKLDVNAYQVGGSTADPAQQVKVIEDLIAKKVDAIIVVPNDAKVLEPVLKKARDQGIVVLTHESPDQPIGQWDIETIDSVKYAEKNMDELASNMGGKGGYAIYVGSLTVPLHNAWADAAIKYQKEKYPEMHEVTSRLPVAESIDKSYATTLDLMRTYPDLKGIIGFGSLGPIGAGQAVKSKRAKNKIAVVGIAMPAQAAPYLASGDIKKALLWDPKDAGFALVSLADQLLDGKQVTPDLTIDGLGKADVDMEHHVIRFNRILEVTKDNAKSLGF